One part of the Rutidosis leptorrhynchoides isolate AG116_Rl617_1_P2 chromosome 1, CSIRO_AGI_Rlap_v1, whole genome shotgun sequence genome encodes these proteins:
- the LOC139871591 gene encoding uncharacterized protein gives MANDLSLDLEELNRLQTIAKRPRVVSLISSEIRNLEKQINDAALVAATTTLTPTPTPVSTNVKVATEPALKYTTLGSFSWDQDSEKVKIYVFLDGVDQEKVQAEFNSMSIDVKFHDVHGKNYRCAIPKLNQEIVPEKCKVLVKPTKVIITLVKASKGNWPDLHFKEDKFKPSLNKESDPMGGIMDLMKNMYEEGDDEMKKTIAKAWTDARSGKTTDPMKSYR, from the exons ATGGCGAATGATTTATCTCTTGATTTGGAAGAACTTAACCGTCTTCAAACCATTGCTAAAAGGCCACGCGTTGTTTCTCTGATTTCTTCCGAGATTCGTAACCTAGAAAAG CAAATAAACGATGCCGCTTTGGTTGCAGCAACTACAACTCTAACGCCGACTCCAACTCCAGTTTCGACAAATGTAAAGGTGGCTACTGAACCAGCATTGAAGTACACTACACTTGGATCTTTTAGTTGGGATCAAGATTCTGAGAAAGTCAAG ATCTATGTGTTTCTGGATGGAGTTGATCAGGAAAAGGTTCAGGCTGAGTTCAATTCCATGTCAATTGATGTGAAATTTCATGACGTCCATGGGAAAAATTATCGATGTGCCATACCCAAATTAAACCAAGAGATTGTACCAGAGAAATGCAAAGTGTTAGTTAAACCCACAAAGGTCATCATCACATTGGTCAAGGCTTCAAAGGGTAACTGGCCGGATCTGCACTTCAAGGAAGATAAG TTTAAGCCGAGTCTCAACAAGGAGAGCGACCCCATGGGAGGAATAATGGACTTGATGAAG AATATGTATGAGGAGGGTGATGATGAGATGAAGAAGACGATTGCTAAAGCGTGGACTGATGCTAGGTCTGGCAAGACAACTGATCCCATGAAAAGTTATCGATAG
- the LOC139871598 gene encoding uncharacterized protein isoform X2, producing MADEPSITRWSFQFGRKKESKDAAAAVANGQQTNGQNASNGNLSNAISNGSGHPNNTSELSIYEQYRRARENPTSNGVALSDGEKPKKSLLPSFESAEMRNLAESLSRDIIRGSPDVKWESIKGLENAKRLLKEAVVMPIKYPKYFTGLLSPWKGILLFGPPGTGKTMLAKAVATECNTTFFNISASSIVSKWRGDSEKLVKVLFELARHHAPSTIFLDEIDAIISQRGESRSEHESSRRLKTELLIQMDGLTKTDELVFVLAATNLPWELDAAMLRRLEKRILVPLPEPEARQAMFKELLPSVAEEETLPYDLLVEKTEGFSGSDIRLLCKEAAMQPLRRVMAILEQQDMLLDDELPKVGPIKPEDIQIALTNTRPSAHLHAPRYEKFNSDYGSQILQ from the exons ATGGCGGATGAACCTTCAATCACTCGTTGGTCTTTTCAG ttTGGGAGGAAAAAGGAATCAAaagatgctgctgctgctgttgcaaATGGTCAACAAACTAATGGTCAAAATGCAAGTAATGGTAATTTATCGAACGCGATTTCGAATGGAAGTGGTCACCCGAACAATACATCAGAATTGTCGATATACGAACAATATAGACGG GCAAGAGAGAATCCAACATCCAATGGAGTTGCATTGTCGGATGGCGAGAAACC AAAAAAGTCGCTGCTTCCTTCATTTGAATCTGCAGAAATGAGGAATTTGGCGGAGAGTTTAAGTAG GGATATAATTCGGGGTAGTCCAGATGTGAAGTGGGAGAGTATAAAAGGTTTAGAGAACGCAAAACGTCTGCTTAAAGAAGCAGTTGTTATGCCAATTAAATATCCAAA GTACTTCACTGGTCTTTTATCGCCTTGGAAAGGAATTCTCTTATTTGGCCCTCCAGGAACCGGAAAG ACGATGCTTGCAAAGGCTGTTGCAACCGAGTGCAATACTACATTTTTCAACATTTCAGCATCATCCATTGTTAGCAAATGGCGTG GTGACTCGGAGAAGTTAGTAAAGGTGTTATTTGAGCTGGCACGACATCATGCACCGTCAACTATATTTTTGGATGAAATCGATGCAATCATTAGTCAACGTGGTGAATCAAGAAGTGAGCATGAATCAAGTAGACGTCTCAAAACAGAGTTACTTATCCAG ATGGATGGTTTAACAAAAACAGACGAGCTAGTATTTGTATTGGCAGCTACAAATCTCCCTTGGGAGCTTGATGCTGCCATGCTTAGGCGTCTTGAAAAGAGA ATACTTGTACCGCTTCCAGAACCAGAAGCAAGGCAAGCAATGTTTAAGGAATTATTGCCTTCAGTAGCGGAAGAAGAGACGTTGCCGTACGATTTGTTGGTTGAAAAAACCGAAGGCTTTTCGGGTTCAGATATTCGGTTGTTATGTAAAGAGGCGGCCATGCAACCTCTCAGACGTGTAATGGCTATTCTCGAACAACAAGACATGTTGCTTGATGACG AGTTGCCAAAGGTGGGCCCGATCAAACCGGAAGACATTCAAATTGCTTTAACGAACACGAGACCTTCAGCTCATCTACATGCTCCTCGTTATGAAAAGTTCAACTCCGATTACGGCAGTCAAATACTTCAGTGA
- the LOC139871598 gene encoding uncharacterized protein isoform X1 has translation MADEPSITRWSFQDFKMFYDIKFGRKKESKDAAAAVANGQQTNGQNASNGNLSNAISNGSGHPNNTSELSIYEQYRRARENPTSNGVALSDGEKPKKSLLPSFESAEMRNLAESLSRDIIRGSPDVKWESIKGLENAKRLLKEAVVMPIKYPKYFTGLLSPWKGILLFGPPGTGKTMLAKAVATECNTTFFNISASSIVSKWRGDSEKLVKVLFELARHHAPSTIFLDEIDAIISQRGESRSEHESSRRLKTELLIQMDGLTKTDELVFVLAATNLPWELDAAMLRRLEKRILVPLPEPEARQAMFKELLPSVAEEETLPYDLLVEKTEGFSGSDIRLLCKEAAMQPLRRVMAILEQQDMLLDDELPKVGPIKPEDIQIALTNTRPSAHLHAPRYEKFNSDYGSQILQ, from the exons ATGGCGGATGAACCTTCAATCACTCGTTGGTCTTTTCAG GATTTTAAgatgttttatgatattaagttTGGGAGGAAAAAGGAATCAAaagatgctgctgctgctgttgcaaATGGTCAACAAACTAATGGTCAAAATGCAAGTAATGGTAATTTATCGAACGCGATTTCGAATGGAAGTGGTCACCCGAACAATACATCAGAATTGTCGATATACGAACAATATAGACGG GCAAGAGAGAATCCAACATCCAATGGAGTTGCATTGTCGGATGGCGAGAAACC AAAAAAGTCGCTGCTTCCTTCATTTGAATCTGCAGAAATGAGGAATTTGGCGGAGAGTTTAAGTAG GGATATAATTCGGGGTAGTCCAGATGTGAAGTGGGAGAGTATAAAAGGTTTAGAGAACGCAAAACGTCTGCTTAAAGAAGCAGTTGTTATGCCAATTAAATATCCAAA GTACTTCACTGGTCTTTTATCGCCTTGGAAAGGAATTCTCTTATTTGGCCCTCCAGGAACCGGAAAG ACGATGCTTGCAAAGGCTGTTGCAACCGAGTGCAATACTACATTTTTCAACATTTCAGCATCATCCATTGTTAGCAAATGGCGTG GTGACTCGGAGAAGTTAGTAAAGGTGTTATTTGAGCTGGCACGACATCATGCACCGTCAACTATATTTTTGGATGAAATCGATGCAATCATTAGTCAACGTGGTGAATCAAGAAGTGAGCATGAATCAAGTAGACGTCTCAAAACAGAGTTACTTATCCAG ATGGATGGTTTAACAAAAACAGACGAGCTAGTATTTGTATTGGCAGCTACAAATCTCCCTTGGGAGCTTGATGCTGCCATGCTTAGGCGTCTTGAAAAGAGA ATACTTGTACCGCTTCCAGAACCAGAAGCAAGGCAAGCAATGTTTAAGGAATTATTGCCTTCAGTAGCGGAAGAAGAGACGTTGCCGTACGATTTGTTGGTTGAAAAAACCGAAGGCTTTTCGGGTTCAGATATTCGGTTGTTATGTAAAGAGGCGGCCATGCAACCTCTCAGACGTGTAATGGCTATTCTCGAACAACAAGACATGTTGCTTGATGACG AGTTGCCAAAGGTGGGCCCGATCAAACCGGAAGACATTCAAATTGCTTTAACGAACACGAGACCTTCAGCTCATCTACATGCTCCTCGTTATGAAAAGTTCAACTCCGATTACGGCAGTCAAATACTTCAGTGA